Proteins encoded by one window of Desulfovibrio ferrophilus:
- a CDS encoding BPL-N domain-containing protein yields the protein MSSIYIYWDESHLWGLLVWRALRAFGLPYRLVRAKEISQGLLSRKPPVALVVPGGMARRKFELLGDEGVREIQDYVSGGGVYFGFCGGAGLGLTGRHGLGLCPWKRRAFTDRLQHAMSGHMRVRPARDNALTPQTLSEAPLLPVWWPARFEPSPDDGVNVLAAYQAPGPDFWVADIPLDSIPRGALDDLETIHDLSIWPHFMVDQPCLVEGHYGQGRYVLSYTHLETPASRDANLWLAHLIHKLTGLCSRDGAALTPAWNLEALPRRWADEDGGEDLARAKAGLEGSIREGSQEMLFFQRNSWLLGWRRGIPGASLNALYSMVCQAQSISPCAEAQSYWHEQAPRFLETLELFRHGLTGYLLSERLAMTTSGTNNAIPENVLSEQRMALFGSRMSHGGIFAELISVMDELLFLTLTGDTQ from the coding sequence ATGTCAAGCATCTATATCTATTGGGACGAGTCACATCTCTGGGGTCTTTTGGTCTGGCGGGCGCTTCGCGCCTTCGGCCTTCCGTACCGTCTCGTCCGTGCCAAGGAGATATCCCAGGGGCTGCTGTCTCGCAAGCCCCCGGTGGCCCTTGTGGTGCCTGGCGGAATGGCCCGACGCAAGTTCGAACTGCTGGGCGATGAGGGAGTCCGGGAGATTCAGGATTACGTCTCAGGTGGCGGCGTCTATTTCGGATTCTGCGGCGGTGCTGGCCTGGGCCTGACCGGCAGGCACGGACTGGGACTCTGCCCCTGGAAACGACGCGCCTTCACGGACCGCCTGCAACATGCCATGAGCGGCCATATGCGGGTCCGCCCGGCACGGGACAACGCCCTGACCCCCCAAACCTTGAGCGAGGCTCCGCTGCTGCCCGTATGGTGGCCCGCACGCTTTGAGCCTTCGCCCGACGACGGTGTCAACGTTCTGGCCGCCTATCAGGCCCCCGGCCCGGACTTCTGGGTGGCCGACATCCCCTTGGACAGCATCCCTCGAGGCGCTCTGGATGATCTGGAGACCATTCACGATCTGTCCATCTGGCCGCACTTCATGGTGGATCAGCCCTGCCTTGTGGAAGGACACTATGGGCAGGGACGCTACGTGCTCAGCTACACACACTTGGAAACACCGGCCTCGCGCGATGCCAATCTCTGGCTGGCACACCTGATCCACAAACTGACGGGCCTATGCTCACGTGATGGCGCAGCCCTGACCCCGGCCTGGAATCTGGAAGCCCTGCCCCGGCGCTGGGCCGACGAGGATGGCGGTGAAGATCTGGCCCGGGCAAAAGCTGGGCTGGAAGGCAGCATCCGCGAAGGCAGCCAGGAAATGCTCTTTTTCCAGCGCAACTCATGGCTGCTGGGTTGGCGGCGCGGCATCCCCGGCGCAAGCCTCAACGCCCTGTATTCCATGGTCTGCCAGGCGCAATCCATTTCGCCCTGTGCCGAAGCCCAATCCTATTGGCACGAGCAGGCCCCCCGATTCCTGGAAACGCTGGAACTGTTCCGCCACGGCCTGACCGGTTACCTGCTCTCGGAACGACTGGCCATGACCACCTCGGGGACCAACAACGCCATCCCTGAAAACGTACTCTCCGAGCAGCGCATGGCCCTGTTCGGCAGCCGCATGAGTCATGGCGGCATCTTTGCCGAACTCATCAGCGTGATGGACGAACTGTTGTTCCTGACCCTTACGGGTGACACCCAATAG
- a CDS encoding SLC13 family permease, translated as MELPQLTSDMIMVLCLVGITVFLFLTEWLRVDVVAILIMVALPLLGLIEGRDAFDGLSSNAVISIIAVIIMGRGLDHTGVISMLMKPLMRMAGKSKSRILVLLAGTVAVISSFMQNVGAAALFLPAIRRLSRHSGIPIAQLLMPIGFSAILGGTITLVGSSPLIMLNDLMRPYDLPPFNLFSVVPVGLALVASGILYFIIAGRFVLPRQPTDASAQSDDQDLMIFYPELGSLHEFQAPRDLSEDLHIYNLCESFNIHTVGLAMRGGRDMMTPPDRDMRIQPGAILAAFGTDEQMQNLRKTHGFIIRRELKLFADSMSDDVSGVVEALIPQHSDFIGKSIADIRFRHNHLMTPLSHTRGNDTITTGFWNKTLLAGDSILMHGSWESFHRMRPRRDILFAQSLDHEVLHPELAVRALGAFALSTLLIIFTDLTLSVCLMTGALGMILSRVLTIDEAYRGVDWRTVFLLGGLIPLGSAMQSTGTAAWLASNLMAMVGTPSPTVFIFMVGLLSTIFTLVVSNVGAVVLLVPLVVGMSAQVGADPRMAAMVVALAASNSFVLPTHQVNALYMGPGNYSSRDFLKAGTPLTLIFLIVMTAMVSLFY; from the coding sequence ATGGAACTGCCTCAACTGACTTCGGACATGATCATGGTGCTTTGCCTTGTGGGCATCACCGTTTTTCTGTTCCTGACCGAATGGTTGCGCGTGGACGTGGTTGCCATCCTGATCATGGTGGCTCTGCCACTGCTCGGCCTCATTGAAGGCCGCGACGCCTTTGATGGCCTGTCCAGCAACGCCGTCATCTCCATCATTGCCGTGATCATCATGGGCCGAGGCCTGGACCATACAGGAGTCATCAGCATGCTGATGAAACCGCTGATGCGTATGGCAGGGAAAAGCAAAAGCCGAATCCTGGTTCTCCTCGCTGGAACCGTAGCCGTAATCTCGAGCTTCATGCAGAACGTTGGGGCTGCGGCGCTGTTTTTGCCAGCCATCCGCAGGTTGTCTCGCCATTCCGGCATTCCCATCGCCCAGTTACTGATGCCCATCGGCTTTTCAGCCATCCTGGGTGGCACCATCACCCTGGTGGGCTCCAGCCCACTGATCATGCTCAACGACCTGATGCGCCCCTACGACCTGCCGCCATTCAATCTGTTCAGCGTTGTTCCGGTCGGTCTGGCCCTGGTAGCCTCTGGAATCCTCTACTTTATCATCGCTGGACGATTCGTGTTGCCAAGGCAGCCAACCGATGCCTCGGCCCAGTCCGACGACCAGGATTTAATGATCTTTTACCCCGAACTTGGCTCACTGCACGAGTTCCAGGCTCCCCGTGACCTTTCGGAAGACCTGCACATCTACAACCTTTGCGAAAGCTTCAATATTCACACCGTGGGCCTGGCCATGCGCGGTGGCCGTGACATGATGACCCCGCCGGACAGAGACATGCGCATCCAGCCCGGAGCAATTCTGGCCGCCTTCGGCACGGACGAACAGATGCAAAACCTGCGCAAGACGCATGGATTCATCATCAGACGTGAGTTGAAGCTCTTTGCAGATTCAATGTCCGACGATGTCTCGGGAGTCGTGGAAGCCCTGATTCCCCAGCACTCCGACTTCATCGGCAAGTCCATTGCCGACATCCGCTTCAGGCACAATCACCTGATGACCCCGCTGTCCCATACCCGAGGCAACGACACCATCACCACCGGCTTCTGGAACAAGACCCTGCTGGCCGGTGACTCCATCCTGATGCACGGATCGTGGGAAAGCTTCCACCGCATGCGCCCACGACGTGACATTCTCTTCGCCCAGTCCCTGGATCACGAGGTGCTACATCCCGAGCTGGCCGTGCGCGCCTTGGGAGCCTTTGCCCTGTCCACCCTGCTGATCATCTTCACGGACCTGACGCTGTCGGTATGCCTGATGACCGGTGCCTTGGGCATGATTCTGTCACGTGTGCTGACTATCGATGAAGCCTATCGCGGAGTGGATTGGCGGACGGTCTTCCTGCTGGGCGGACTGATCCCACTGGGTTCGGCCATGCAAAGCACGGGTACAGCGGCTTGGCTGGCTTCGAATCTGATGGCTATGGTAGGCACGCCTTCCCCCACCGTCTTCATCTTCATGGTGGGCCTGCTCTCCACCATCTTCACGCTCGTGGTTTCAAATGTGGGTGCTGTTGTGCTGCTCGTACCACTGGTGGTGGGCATGTCCGCCCAGGTGGGTGCCGACCCAAGAATGGCCGCAATGGTGGTCGCGCTAGCGGCGTCCAACTCCTTCGTGCTGCCCACACATCAGGTCAATGCCTTGTACATGGGGCCGGGTAACTATTCGAGCCGCGACTTTCTAAAGGCCGGAACCCCCCTGACCCTCATCTTCCTCATCGTGATGACGGCCATGGTCAGCCTCTTCTACTAG
- a CDS encoding AI-2E family transporter, whose amino-acid sequence MSTTENPTYFERTMRVILPLGICAALIWLAQYLSDALVPFCIALLAAYLMNPLAEQLEKVIKNRAVAVLGTLIIVVGFFAATMALTAPLITGEVAHMGRLLSEVMQNSELAERAAKHLPPDVWQAVKDVASRPEIQDLFKGGDALAMAKAVLAKVLPGVWGVMRGAAGLLAGLAGLVVVLLYTVFLMLDYRRVRENWVEIIPPAQRELVLAFAEDFQAAMSRYFRAQAAVAACVGILFAIGFSLIGLPLGILLGLFIGLLNMVPYLQLAGFVPAFFLGTVHALETGTGLWTVFGLIITVFAVVQLVQDAVLTPRIMGQATGLSPAVILLSLSIWGKLLGMLGMLIAIPMTCLLWAWYQRYVTQGAEPTT is encoded by the coding sequence ATGTCCACTACTGAAAATCCCACCTATTTCGAGCGCACGATGCGTGTCATTCTGCCTCTCGGGATATGCGCAGCCCTGATCTGGCTGGCGCAGTATCTGTCCGACGCCCTTGTCCCGTTCTGCATCGCGCTCTTGGCCGCGTACCTGATGAACCCGCTGGCAGAACAACTGGAGAAGGTGATCAAGAACCGGGCTGTTGCCGTGCTGGGGACGCTCATCATCGTGGTTGGATTCTTCGCTGCCACCATGGCCCTGACCGCCCCGTTGATCACTGGCGAAGTGGCACACATGGGGCGCCTGTTGTCCGAGGTGATGCAGAATTCCGAGTTGGCCGAACGTGCGGCCAAGCACCTGCCGCCGGATGTCTGGCAGGCAGTCAAGGATGTGGCCTCCCGGCCCGAGATCCAGGACCTGTTCAAGGGCGGTGACGCCTTGGCCATGGCCAAGGCCGTGCTCGCCAAGGTACTGCCCGGAGTCTGGGGTGTGATGCGCGGTGCCGCCGGGCTGCTGGCCGGGCTGGCCGGACTGGTGGTGGTGCTGCTTTACACCGTGTTCCTGATGCTGGATTACCGGCGCGTACGCGAGAACTGGGTAGAGATCATCCCTCCGGCGCAACGTGAACTGGTCCTGGCCTTTGCCGAAGATTTCCAGGCAGCCATGAGCCGCTACTTCCGGGCGCAGGCCGCAGTGGCTGCCTGCGTGGGCATCCTGTTCGCCATCGGCTTTTCGCTCATTGGACTGCCGCTGGGTATCCTGCTGGGGTTGTTCATCGGCCTCTTGAACATGGTGCCCTATCTGCAACTGGCCGGGTTCGTGCCTGCCTTCTTTCTGGGCACCGTGCACGCCCTGGAAACCGGAACAGGCTTATGGACCGTCTTCGGATTGATCATTACGGTCTTTGCCGTGGTCCAGCTCGTTCAGGACGCCGTACTCACCCCGCGCATCATGGGGCAGGCCACAGGGCTGTCCCCGGCTGTAATCCTGCTGTCCCTGTCCATCTGGGGCAAACTACTCGGCATGCTGGGCATGCTCATCGCCATTCCCATGACCTGTCTGCTCTGGGCCTGGTATCAGCGCTATGTAACCCAAGGGGCTGAGCCAACAACCTAA
- a CDS encoding YkgJ family cysteine cluster protein — MNEAERIDKRTFCERCGTCCIKGGPALHAEDLRLFKDGILNYRQVYTLRKGELVQEQIQGGLLPLDEEIVKIRGIGDSRWTCLVYDDDEKACTIYEDRPAECSIFNCWAPEDLEAMYTKDRLTRLDIVPEGSGLAELIATHEAQAPVAEIETLAIAFIKGDEAAGSQLADKILWDAAFRSAFAEKTETGEEEMNFFFGRPLKTVIRQFDLEIVRSDDGKYQIRKTN; from the coding sequence ATGAATGAAGCCGAACGCATTGATAAAAGAACATTCTGTGAGCGCTGTGGGACCTGTTGCATCAAGGGTGGCCCGGCGCTGCATGCTGAAGACCTGCGGCTGTTCAAGGATGGAATCCTGAATTACCGCCAGGTGTATACCCTGCGCAAGGGTGAGTTGGTCCAGGAGCAGATCCAGGGTGGCCTGCTGCCACTGGACGAGGAAATCGTCAAGATTCGGGGCATCGGCGATAGCCGCTGGACCTGCCTGGTCTATGATGACGACGAGAAAGCCTGCACCATCTACGAGGATCGTCCTGCCGAGTGCAGCATCTTCAATTGCTGGGCTCCCGAGGATCTGGAAGCCATGTACACCAAGGATCGCCTGACTCGTCTGGATATCGTGCCCGAGGGCAGTGGTCTGGCAGAACTGATCGCCACCCACGAGGCCCAGGCTCCTGTGGCCGAGATCGAGACGTTGGCGATTGCCTTCATCAAGGGTGATGAGGCTGCCGGTTCCCAGTTGGCGGACAAGATTCTGTGGGACGCCGCTTTCCGCTCGGCCTTTGCCGAGAAGACCGAGACCGGTGAAGAGGAGATGAATTTCTTCTTTGGCCGTCCGCTCAAAACCGTCATCCGCCAGTTTGATCTGGAAATCGTACGGAGTGACGACGGCAAGTATCAGATCCGCAAGACCAACTAG